In Tsukamurella tyrosinosolvens, the genomic window CACCCGGCCCACGACGGGCAGCAGGCCGAGGAACGCGAGGATGCCGCCGCCCATCGCCACCACGTACCGACTCTTGATCCCGGTGAGCGCCACCAGGCCCACGTTCTGCGCGAAGGCGCTGCACGGGAAGGCGCTGAACGCGGGGGCCACCGCGGTCGAGAGCATGTCGGCCCGCAGGCCGTTCGCGACGCGCTTCGAGTCGACGGGGGTTCCGACGATCTCGCCGATGGCGAGGATGTCGGCCGTGGTCTCCGTCATGATCACCAGGATCACGATCGTCATCGAGATGATGGCGCCGATCTGGAACGTCGGGCTGCCGAAGTGCATGATCGGCGGCAGCGAGAAGATCGGTCCGTCGCCGACCTTCGAGAAGTCGAGCTTGCCCATGAAGGCCGCGATGACGGTGCCGACGACGATGCCGATGAGGATCGACAGCCGGGAGATCGCACCCTGGAACAGTCGGCTGATCACCAGGATGATCAGCACCGTCGCGCCGGCCAGCCCGATGTTGGCCATCGAGCCGTAGTCGGCGGCCTTGGCGTTGCCGCCCTGCGCCCAGTTGAAGGTCACGGGGAGGAGCGAGAGGCCGATCACCGTGATGATCGTGCCCGTCACCACCGGCGGGAAGTACCGCACCAGCTTCGCGAACACCGAACTCAGCACGAGGCCGATCAGGCCGGCCACGATGATCGCGCCGAAGATCGGCCGCACGCCGCCGTCCTGCGCGATGGCGGTCATCGTCGAGACGCTGGCGAACGAGAGGCCCTGCACGATGGGCAGGCGCGCGCCGAGCGGGCCGATGCCGATCGTCTGCAGGATCGTGGCGAGGCCGCTGACGAACAGGCCCGCGGTGACGAGCAGGCTCATGTCCGTGGCGGAGAGGCCCGCGGCGCCGCCCACGATGAGCGGGGGCGCGATGACGCCGCCGTACATGGTGAGGATGTGCTGGAGGCCGTAGACGAAGGTCTTGCCCAGGGGGAGGCGTTCGTCCTCGGGGCGTACCTCGGTGGCTGTGGTCATGGCCGCGCCCCGCCTAGCAGAATCCGGGGACGCCGTGCCACGCCGAGCCGGCGTCGGACGCGTCGTCGCGCACCACGCTCGCCTCGATCAGGCCGTACGGGCGGTCCGCCGCGATGAACACCTCGCCGGGGTTCTCGGTGCCGAAGGGGGAGAGGTCCACCAGGAAGTGATGCTTGTTCGGGGCCGAGAACTTGATCTCCGCGACCTCGGGGTGCTGCTCGAGCACCGATTGGCCCATGCCGTACAGGGTCTGCTGCAGCGCCTTGCTGTGGATCTCGGCGAAGCGCTGGAGCAGGATCGCGCGGATCGAGTCGTACGACTTGTCCCAGTCCACGTCCGTGTGGTCGTAGCGCCACTTGGCCACGAGCGACGTCGCGAGGATCCGGTCGTCGGTCTCCTGCAGCGTCGTGTACTTGTCCTTGAGGAAGCCGTGGAACTCCGAGCCCGTGGACTTGAGCAGCGTCAAGTCGTGGATGCCGGAGACGACGTGGGCGCGGCGGTCGGCACCGCGGCCGTCGACGTTGACGACGGTCGACCGCACGCCGCCGCCGGAGCGGACGAAGGCGTGGTCGTGGCCGGCGCCGTCGACCTGGATGCGGTCCCAGGGGTACTCGTGCACCTCGATGCGGGCGCCGTCGGCCTTGGGGGTCGAATCGATGAAGTGTCCGCCGAGCGTGAGGGCGTAGTCCTCGATCGCGCCGATGCCCTTCTCCTTGGCGAAGGCGAACGCGGTGTTCTTCTGGGTGTCGGTGGGCAGCACCGCGGCCTGATCGCCGCTGATGTGCGCGTCGGTGAAGTCGCCGCGGAGCGCCGACGACACGTTGAGGTCGCGAATCGTGTGCCGGGCGGTGTCGCGGTAGATCCGCACCACGCGGTTCTCCGCCTTGCCGTACTGGTTGGGGCCCAAGTGGATTGCCATGGTGGTCAGCTTCCTTTGTAGGTGGAGTAGTGGAACGGGCTGAGGAGGAGCGGGACGTGGTGGTGCGGAACGGCGCCGTCGACCGCGACCAGGCGGACGGTGATCGCGACCTCGGGGAAGAAGTTCTCCTGGCCGGTGGCCGTCGAATAGCTCGCAGTGTCGAAGGTCAGGCGGTAGACACCGGCGGCCAGGTCGTCGGGGCCGAGGTCGCGGATCCGGCCGTCGTCGTCGGTGACGCCGCTGCCCACCGGTTCGACGGTGCCGTCCGGCCCGATCCGGTCCATCCGGATCGGCACCCCGGCGGCGGGGACCCCGCGCGCGGTGTCGAGGACGTGTGTGGTGACGGTGCTCATGACTGCCTCTCTGCGAGTTCGTCTTCCAGTTCCAGTACCCGGGCGAGGCGGCGCAGCGCGATGCCGCGGAGCTCGCGGGCCACCTCGGCGGCCTCGGCGTCCGGCGCGTTCTCGAGCCGCCGGTGCAGCTCGGCGAGGACCGTGGCCGCGTCCAGGCCGGCGGCGTTGATGAGGAAGACGCGGTCGAAGCGCTCCTCGTAGGCGGCGTTGCCGGCGAGGAGGGCCGCCTGCGTCTCGGCGTCCGTCGCCACGCCGGACTGCTCCTTGCGGGACCAGGCCGCCTCGGCGGAGGCGCCCGCGGCGCGCTCGCCGATCCGCGGATGCGCCGCGAGGGCGCGGTTCACGTCGGCCGGGGTGAACGCCAGCGCCGCGGTGCCGGCCGCGCGGAGGGCGTCCGAGGCGTCGGCGTACGGCCGTCCGGCGAGCACCGCATCGCTCCACGAGCGCACATCGCAGCACGCGAGTAGAGTCGCCCGGATATCGGCCTCAGGTGCCGAGTTGAAGTCTTCGAGGTCCATCTGACCTGCCTTCTTTCGGTCTGCGGAAGAAGTTTTCCACTAATCGAAGAATGACATGTGATCTGAGTCACGTCAACAGTTTGTTGAAAATTCGTCCGGGCTACGATGCGGACATGCGTCTCACCGCGGAATTCACCAGCGAGCCCTTCGAGGGCGAGGGGGCGGTGCCCTCGCACGCCGAGCGCGCCGTCGAGGTGCTCCGCGCCCGTGGGCTCGACCACGACTTCGGGCCGCTGGGCACCTCCGTGGACGGCGAGGCGGAGGCGGTGCTCGACGCCCTCCGCGCGGCGCTGGCCGGGGCCTTCGCCGGCGGCGCCACCCGGGTCACGGTGCAGATCGATCGCGCCGATGGCTGAGTCGGCGCCGGGTTCGGGCCTCGACCATCCGCTGGTCGAGGCGGTTCGCGCGCTCGTCGCCCGCCTGGACGCGGAGATCGTGACGCCGGACGCGCTGCGCCGCGGCGACGTGCCGCTGGAGTGGGACGGGGAGACCGTTGCGGGCGTGCGCCTGCCCGTCGCCGATGCGCCCGCGGGCGATCTGGATTCGCTGCTCGCGAGTGTCGCCGACGAGCTGGGCGCGCCGTTGAGCGAGCTCGGCCGCGCCGAGAAGCAGCGTGCGGTGCGCCTGCTGGAGGAACGCGGGGCGTTCACCTACCGCAAGTCGGCCGAGGCGGTCGCGGAGGCGCTCGGGGTCACCCGGTTCACGGTCTACAACTACCTCAACCGGGTCCGGGGCTGACGCCGGCGAGCTCGCGCACCTCGGCCTCGGCCTCGTCGGCGGTGAGGACGCCGACCAGCGCGCGGTAGGCGAGCCCGTCCGCGGCGGCGAGGAGGGTGCGGGCGCGGGCGCGATCCCCGTCGAGCAGCTCCGTCGCGAGATCCTCGGAGCCGCGCAGCGTCTCGTCGACGATCGCACGGAGGCCGGGGTCGGTGACGGCCTCGGCGAGGTACGCGTACCAGACCTTCGCGCCGAGACGCTGGGCCCCGTCGCGCGGGATCGCGTGCGTGAGGAGCATCAGCAGGGCCTCGTGGGGGTCCTCCGGGACGGGATGGGCCTGCTCCGCCAGCGCCAGGTAGGACGTCAGCGCGTGCCGGACGATCGCGTCGCGGGTGGGGAAGTAGTGCTGGACGCGGCCCATCGAGATGCCGCCGCGCGCCGCGATCGCGCGCAGCGTCACGGCGGCGACGCCCTGCTCGGCGATGATCGCCCACACGACGCGGTCGATCTCCGCGCGACGTTCCTCGTGATCCACCTGTTTCGGCACCCGTCGATAATAGCAATGCGGGTGCATTGAAACATTGATACAATGCGAATGCATTGCGAAGGAGGTGTGCCATGGGACGACGGATGCGCCGCGTCGCCGCGATCGGACTCGCCGCGGCGGCGGTGCTCGCCGGTGTCGGCGCGTACCTGGTGCGCGACCCGAGCCCCGTCGGGTACTGGCGGTCGGCCGCCGCGCGCGCCGCGTACCTGGAGCGGTACGACCGCGCCTTCCGCGACCTTCCGGCCCCGGCCGAGACCCGCGACGTGCGGACCGGATTCGGCGTCGTCCGGGCCTACCGGTTTGGCGCTCCCCGGCCGGGCGAGGCGCCGGTCCTCCTGGTGCCGGGCCGGTCGTCCGGCGTGCCGATGTGGGCGGACGTGCTGGCGCGCCTGGGGGATCGGGAGGTCTACGCCGTCGATGCGCTCGGCGACGCGGGGATGAGTGTGCAGGACCGGCCGCTGGCCGGCGCCGAGGATCAGGCGGCCTGGCTGGTGGAGGCGATGACGGCGCTCGGGCTGGGGCGGGTGCATCTCGTCGGGCACTCCTTCGGCGCGTGGAGCGCGGCGAATCTCGCGACGCGGCACCCCGACCGGGTCGCGACGCTGACGCTGTGGGAGCCGATCCTCGTCCTCGCCGGGCTGCGGTGGCAGATGTACGTCGCGACGCTGCCGTCGGCGCTGCCCTTCCTGCCCGAGTCGTGGCGGCGCAAGGGGCTCGCGTCCATCGGCGGCGCCGCCGAGGCCGATACCGCGAACAGCCCGATCGGCGCCATGATCGACGCGGGGGCGGCGGGGTACCGCGCCGCGCTCCCGACGCCCGCGCAGCCCGACGACGCCGCGCTCGCCCGGCTGACCATGCCCGTCTTCGTCGGCCTCGGCGGCCGGAGCGCCGTCACGGACACCACCGCCGCCGCGGAGCGGGCCCGCGCCCTCCCGAACGCGACGGTCCGCGTCTGGCCCGACGGGACGCACTCGCTGCCGATGGAACACCCCGACGAGCTGCTCGCCGAGCTCTCGGCGCTGATCGCGCGACGACCCGGTTGAGCGTGCGGCTCAGGCCACCGTGACCCCGGCGGCGGCGAACTCCGCCAGCGCGGCGCGCGTCGACTCCTCGGCGACGCCGGCGGTGTAGTCCGCGAGCACGCGGACCGTCAGGCCCGCGGCGAGGGCGTCGAGCGCCGTGGCGCGCACGCAGTAGTCGGTGGCGATGCCCACCACGTCGACCGACGAGACGTGGTGCGCCGCGAGCCATTCCGCGAGCGCGGCGCCGTCGGCGTCGTGCGCCTCGAAGCCCGAGTACGCCGCCGAGTAGGCGCCCTTGCTGAACACCGGCACCCGCAGCGGCAGCCGCAGGTTCGGGTGGAACTCGGCGCCGCCGGTGCGCGCCCGGCAGTGCACAGGCCAGGAGTCGACGAAGTCGGGCGTGGCCGAGAAATGCGCGCCGGGGTCGATGTGCCAGTCGCGGGTCGCGACGATCACGGGGTAGGACTCCAGCAGGTCGTCGTGGATGCGGCGCGCCACCTGGGCGCCGCCGGTGACCGCCAGCGATCCGCCCTCGCAGAAGTCGTTCTGCACGTCGACGACGATCAGTGCGGTCATCGCTTCTCCTCCAACCGGGTCGGGATCGCCGGCTCGCCGTTCGACAGGCCCAGACCCTCCCACGGCAGCGTCACCAGCGCGTCGCGCAGGTGCGCCCGCGCGTCCTCGAGCCCCGGCAGGCCCTCGACCTGCTCGCCGCCCCGCACCAGCGGGATCTGCAACGGCGTCGCGGTGAGGTGCGCGGGCACCGTCGGGGTCGCCCCGGGCCGGTGCAGAAGCTCCTCGACGATGGTGCCGGTGCTCCGTGCGAGCCGCACGGCGCGCTTCTCGCCGCCCTGGGTCTCCTTGTGCGAGCTGCGCTTCGCGACCGGCAGCCCGTCGACCTCGACGAGCTTGTAGACCATCCCGGCGGTGGGCGCCCCCGAACCGGTGACGAGTGAGGTGCCCACGCCGTAGACGTCGATCGGCTCCGCGCGCAGCGCGCCGATGGCGTACTCGTCGAGGTCGCCCGAGACCACGATCTTCGTCCTCGTCGCGCCCAGGTCGTCGAGCTGCGTGCGGACCTGGCGGGTGATGATGCCGAGGTCGCCCGAGTCGATCCGCACGCCGCCGAGCTCCGGGCCGGCGGCGCGGACGGCGCGGTTCACGCCCTCGGTGATGTCGTAGGTGTCCACCAGCAACGTCGTGCCGGGGCCCTGCGCCGCGACCTGCGCCGCGAAGGCCGCCTCCTCGTCGGGACCGTCCGGGCCGGTGTGCAGGAGGGTGAAGGCGTGCGCCGCGGTGCCGCCCGACGGGACGCCGTACGTCCGGGCGGCCTCCATGTTCGACGTGGTCGCGAAGCCGGCGAGGTAGGCGGCGCGGGCCGACGCGACGGCGGCGCGCTCGTGCGTGCGCCGCGACCCCATCTCGATGAGCGGGCGCCCCGCGGCGGCGGAGACCATGCGCGCGGCGGCGGAGGCGATCGCGCTGTCGTGGTTGAGGATCGAGAGGATCAGGGTCTCCAGGATCACGCCCTCGGCGAAGGTCGCGCGCACCGTCAGCAGCGGGGAACCCGGGAAGTACAGCTCGCCCTCGCGGTAGCCGTCGATCTCGCCCGTGAACCGGTAGTCCCTGAGCCAGGCCACGGTCTCGGGGTCCAGGAAGCGCTCGACGACGGCGAGTTCGGCGGGCCCGAAGCGGAAGCGGCGGAGCTCGTCGAGCACCCGCGAGGTGCCCGCCACCACGCCGTACCGGCGGCCGGCGGGCAGGCGTCGCGCGAAGACCTCGAAGACGCACGGACGGTGCGCCGTGCCGTCCTTCAGCGCCGCGGCCAGCATGGTCAGCTCGTACTGATCCGTGAGCAGGGCGGAGCTGCGCCAGGAGGCGTCGGCCCCGTTTTCATCTACCGTCACACTGGGTACCCTAGAACCATGACCGACAGCAGCGCAGCGGCCCCGGGAAGTGCCGGGGGTCCGGGCGGAGGTTCCACTGCTGCCCAGCCCGGTACGTCCGCGGTCC contains:
- a CDS encoding nucleobase:cation symporter-2 family protein, giving the protein MTTATEVRPEDERLPLGKTFVYGLQHILTMYGGVIAPPLIVGGAAGLSATDMSLLVTAGLFVSGLATILQTIGIGPLGARLPIVQGLSFASVSTMTAIAQDGGVRPIFGAIIVAGLIGLVLSSVFAKLVRYFPPVVTGTIITVIGLSLLPVTFNWAQGGNAKAADYGSMANIGLAGATVLIILVISRLFQGAISRLSILIGIVVGTVIAAFMGKLDFSKVGDGPIFSLPPIMHFGSPTFQIGAIISMTIVILVIMTETTADILAIGEIVGTPVDSKRVANGLRADMLSTAVAPAFSAFPCSAFAQNVGLVALTGIKSRYVVAMGGGILAFLGLLPVVGRVIAAIPYPVLGGAGLVLFGSVAASGIKTLSRVNFDGNLNMVIVAVSLGMGMIPVAAPDFWHAFPTAVGTVMHSGISAAAVVAVVLNFLFNEITAGNRPDVSVFAAAPDERGNPVPKDD
- the pucL gene encoding factor-independent urate hydroxylase; this encodes MAIHLGPNQYGKAENRVVRIYRDTARHTIRDLNVSSALRGDFTDAHISGDQAAVLPTDTQKNTAFAFAKEKGIGAIEDYALTLGGHFIDSTPKADGARIEVHEYPWDRIQVDGAGHDHAFVRSGGGVRSTVVNVDGRGADRRAHVVSGIHDLTLLKSTGSEFHGFLKDKYTTLQETDDRILATSLVAKWRYDHTDVDWDKSYDSIRAILLQRFAEIHSKALQQTLYGMGQSVLEQHPEVAEIKFSAPNKHHFLVDLSPFGTENPGEVFIAADRPYGLIEASVVRDDASDAGSAWHGVPGFC
- the uraH gene encoding hydroxyisourate hydrolase, whose protein sequence is MSTVTTHVLDTARGVPAAGVPIRMDRIGPDGTVEPVGSGVTDDDGRIRDLGPDDLAAGVYRLTFDTASYSTATGQENFFPEVAITVRLVAVDGAVPHHHVPLLLSPFHYSTYKGS
- the uraD gene encoding 2-oxo-4-hydroxy-4-carboxy-5-ureidoimidazoline decarboxylase, with amino-acid sequence MDLEDFNSAPEADIRATLLACCDVRSWSDAVLAGRPYADASDALRAAGTAALAFTPADVNRALAAHPRIGERAAGASAEAAWSRKEQSGVATDAETQAALLAGNAAYEERFDRVFLINAAGLDAATVLAELHRRLENAPDAEAAEVARELRGIALRRLARVLELEDELAERQS
- a CDS encoding thiamine-binding protein: MRLTAEFTSEPFEGEGAVPSHAERAVEVLRARGLDHDFGPLGTSVDGEAEAVLDALRAALAGAFAGGATRVTVQIDRADG
- a CDS encoding helix-turn-helix domain-containing protein, whose protein sequence is MAESAPGSGLDHPLVEAVRALVARLDAEIVTPDALRRGDVPLEWDGETVAGVRLPVADAPAGDLDSLLASVADELGAPLSELGRAEKQRAVRLLEERGAFTYRKSAEAVAEALGVTRFTVYNYLNRVRG
- a CDS encoding TetR/AcrR family transcriptional regulator, which encodes MPKQVDHEERRAEIDRVVWAIIAEQGVAAVTLRAIAARGGISMGRVQHYFPTRDAIVRHALTSYLALAEQAHPVPEDPHEALLMLLTHAIPRDGAQRLGAKVWYAYLAEAVTDPGLRAIVDETLRGSEDLATELLDGDRARARTLLAAADGLAYRALVGVLTADEAEAEVRELAGVSPGPG
- a CDS encoding alpha/beta fold hydrolase codes for the protein MGRRMRRVAAIGLAAAAVLAGVGAYLVRDPSPVGYWRSAAARAAYLERYDRAFRDLPAPAETRDVRTGFGVVRAYRFGAPRPGEAPVLLVPGRSSGVPMWADVLARLGDREVYAVDALGDAGMSVQDRPLAGAEDQAAWLVEAMTALGLGRVHLVGHSFGAWSAANLATRHPDRVATLTLWEPILVLAGLRWQMYVATLPSALPFLPESWRRKGLASIGGAAEADTANSPIGAMIDAGAAGYRAALPTPAQPDDAALARLTMPVFVGLGGRSAVTDTTAAAERARALPNATVRVWPDGTHSLPMEHPDELLAELSALIARRPG
- a CDS encoding isochorismatase family protein, whose protein sequence is MTALIVVDVQNDFCEGGSLAVTGGAQVARRIHDDLLESYPVIVATRDWHIDPGAHFSATPDFVDSWPVHCRARTGGAEFHPNLRLPLRVPVFSKGAYSAAYSGFEAHDADGAALAEWLAAHHVSSVDVVGIATDYCVRATALDALAAGLTVRVLADYTAGVAEESTRAALAEFAAAGVTVA
- a CDS encoding nicotinate phosphoribosyltransferase produces the protein MTVDENGADASWRSSALLTDQYELTMLAAALKDGTAHRPCVFEVFARRLPAGRRYGVVAGTSRVLDELRRFRFGPAELAVVERFLDPETVAWLRDYRFTGEIDGYREGELYFPGSPLLTVRATFAEGVILETLILSILNHDSAIASAAARMVSAAAGRPLIEMGSRRTHERAAVASARAAYLAGFATTSNMEAARTYGVPSGGTAAHAFTLLHTGPDGPDEEAAFAAQVAAQGPGTTLLVDTYDITEGVNRAVRAAGPELGGVRIDSGDLGIITRQVRTQLDDLGATRTKIVVSGDLDEYAIGALRAEPIDVYGVGTSLVTGSGAPTAGMVYKLVEVDGLPVAKRSSHKETQGGEKRAVRLARSTGTIVEELLHRPGATPTVPAHLTATPLQIPLVRGGEQVEGLPGLEDARAHLRDALVTLPWEGLGLSNGEPAIPTRLEEKR